From Kamptonema formosum PCC 6407, a single genomic window includes:
- a CDS encoding YheT family hydrolase produces the protein MTIGYTPPWLLNNGLLMTLYGALRASRHWEKTISDPEPPYQEHIFTGACGVPIFGLVAIPENPRYTIVGTYGITGDLDNQWFLRLLGRKAYSQGCAVVFFDWRAHGKTAELSPTLTSDGLYEGEDFVRIAAAAKEMGCPAPFWFTGYSLGGQLALWAVKSAQAIADWGPDLGLEESELAGAAVICPSLDSNRSLSYLVKDEWGKFLEKAIARQLKKLAKQIAASHPGAIDPAAIERANSIWGFDHELVIGRLGFSSVEEYYDASSALHILPHLKKPTFILYAADDPMFDPILVSELQAISANNPALELVLTAYGGHVGYISSKRCQHQFADRDRWWAWNRILQWFDTLTVN, from the coding sequence ATGACCATTGGCTATACTCCACCTTGGCTGCTTAACAATGGCCTATTAATGACGTTGTACGGCGCATTAAGGGCTAGTCGCCATTGGGAAAAAACGATCTCCGATCCAGAGCCCCCTTACCAAGAACATATCTTTACTGGTGCTTGTGGAGTACCGATTTTCGGTCTAGTTGCGATTCCCGAAAATCCCCGATATACCATTGTTGGCACTTACGGGATTACTGGCGATCTGGATAATCAATGGTTTCTTCGGCTACTGGGTCGTAAAGCCTATTCCCAAGGCTGTGCAGTGGTATTCTTTGACTGGCGAGCTCACGGCAAAACTGCCGAACTTTCTCCTACGCTGACTTCTGATGGTCTATACGAAGGCGAAGATTTCGTTCGGATTGCTGCGGCTGCGAAAGAGATGGGATGTCCCGCCCCTTTTTGGTTCACGGGTTATTCCCTGGGGGGACAATTAGCATTGTGGGCTGTAAAATCAGCTCAGGCGATCGCAGATTGGGGGCCTGATTTAGGACTCGAAGAGTCAGAACTAGCAGGCGCGGCGGTGATTTGTCCCAGTTTAGACTCGAACCGTTCTCTGTCTTATCTGGTTAAAGATGAATGGGGGAAATTTTTAGAAAAAGCGATCGCCCGACAGTTAAAAAAACTAGCAAAACAGATCGCCGCATCACATCCAGGGGCGATCGATCCGGCGGCCATTGAACGCGCCAATAGCATTTGGGGATTTGACCATGAACTGGTCATTGGGCGGTTAGGTTTCTCCTCTGTAGAAGAATACTATGACGCTAGCAGCGCTCTACACATTTTGCCTCACCTCAAAAAACCCACTTTTATCCTGTATGCAGCGGACGATCCGATGTTTGACCCCATTCTTGTCTCTGAGTTGCAAGCCATTAGTGCCAACAATCCAGCCTTAGAATTAGTGCTGACAGCCTACGGTGGTCATGTCGGGTATATCAGTAGTAAACGCTGTCAGCATCAATTTGCCGATCGCGATCGCTGGTGGGCCTGGAATCGGATTTTACAGTGGTTCGACACATTGACTGTTAATTGA